The following proteins come from a genomic window of Miscanthus floridulus cultivar M001 chromosome 2, ASM1932011v1, whole genome shotgun sequence:
- the LOC136537153 gene encoding leucine-rich repeat extensin-like protein 5 gives MFKAPQRLNTSVLCHPLLTASPANGLKGPTDDSPAAANPFSSDDVAPSMISPMLVRFAVDEELTLPWAVSGAPGLAPHGPMDSPFGLRKKSGPSKVGAEAEDRSEATECLPASPRSPLCFFSGEATDLPASPRTPSSSPPIPEFSLLVTPPLCSQAPVKPLLVYSRRRFHHSRTPVGGEAAAAAVIPSPASLVGDVVAVTAAPPLAITLGDPATSTVTTPPAAATVPPAAATMLLLPVAVAPPAAAHGPSSGGRGRAFLFGS, from the coding sequence ATGTTCAAGGCTCCCCAGAGATTGAACACCTCGGTTCTATGCCACCCATTACTTACTGCGTCGCCTGCCAACGGTTTGAAGGGCCCTACTGATGACAGCCCAGCAGCTGCCAACCCTTTCTCGTCAGACGATGTTGCGCCATCAATGATTTCCCCCATGCTTGTTCGGTTTGCTGTCGATGAGGAATTGACGCTCCCGTGGGCTGTCTCTGGTGCCCCTGGGCTGGCCCCCCATGGGCCTATGGATTCCCCCTTTGGGCTTCGAAAGAAGTCTGGGCCTTCGAAGGTTGGTGCTGAAGCTGAGGATCGCAGTGAGGCAACGGAGTGCTTGCCGGCCTCACCGCGTTCGCCTCTGTGTTTCTTCTCTGGTGAGGCGACGGATTTGCCGGCCTCACCGCGAACCCCATCATCTTCCCCTCCCATCCCAGAGTTCAGCCTCCTGGTCACTCCGCCGCTGTGCTCTCAAGCTCCAGTGAAGCCGCTCCTAGTTTATTCTAGGCGCCGCTTCCACCACTCAAGGACCCCTGTGGGTGGggaggcggcggctgctgctgtcaTTCCATCTCCGGCCTCGTTGGTTGGGGATGTGGTTGCGGTTACAGCTGCTCCACCTCTGGCCATCACTCTGGGTGACCCGGCGACCTCAACTGTGACTACTCCTCCGGCGGCCGCAACGGTTCCCCCGGCGGCCGCAACGATGCTTCTTCTTCCGGTGGCCGTGGCTCCCCCAGCGGCTGCACACGGTCCCTCCTCCGGCGGCCGCGGGCGAGCCTTCCTGTTCGGCAGCTAA